GGCAACACAGATATAGTGTAAAAGAAGATTCCAAAAATGTATGTATAGGGACAGCTACAGTTATGGTTTGCAATAACAGCAATGTTATATAAGAATTTACTATTACATGTTGTCTTACCATACaaggtgaaaaaaaaattgcgatgagcatctcattttgaatttcttgaaaataaaattttcacAAAATTTTCGCTTTCACTTCAGAGCATTTCCGTACAAGTTTCAAAATCGGTTGTTAAGCCCTAGGGCATCTAAAAAACTCACTTGTAAGCTGTACAGATAGATGATCAAGTGTGACAAAGAGAGGTTGTGGGTATAAGTACAGACATATAACAATGAAGAGATAATTGTGCATCTAAAAAGTTATGGTTAGTGATTATAAGAATCATCATGTTTTACTACTTAGTTCAAAACACAATACCGAATTGTGAGACAATGTACATGGCAAGAACTTAGAACTATTTATCATGTCCTTCATTCCTTCGCTATGGTAGATATTCgaattcaaaataatctATGTAGATTGTGATTTTTTGAACTTAAAATGAGTTAAGTCCCTCCAAATACTTGGCAGCCTGCTGGAAATTGAATGCAAGTAGTAATGTGAATCCGTTGAATAAACAAATCTTAGTTATTGTGGTCAATATCTCCTCTGAGTTTGTGTCATCTACTACAAAGATgagaatattatcattattcTGTTTGAGCGGTAACATTCTTCTTTCAATGTAATCAACATACAACTTATGGTAAGACAAAGTcaagaataatattgacCTATTCTTGACTTTATAATCATAATAGATTTTTTGTCCAGGTTGTGGCTTACTATATCTCCAATTAGTGTTCTTCAAGTGATTCAATAGCGGATTCTCTTTCTGCGTTGTACTTACCAATACTGTCTTTCCTACGTTAGTGGAACCCGATTGTGTAGTTATAAATGGCCGCTTTTTCCCATTCTCTTCAGGCTTTGTTGAATCATCATCATATCTTTGTTGATTAAATGCATTAATgacatttttatttctggGGGGTACTTTATTAGCATCTTGTACATGGGCCGTCTGCTTCCTCTCACTAAAATTTGTATCTTTATCCTTAGTTACTAGGTCGTTGTTCCTGTCCTTATCAGCAGCACCCTCTTTCTGTTTTCTCAGCCTCTCAACGCCAGCAAGAATACTTTGGAATGATGTGCTGTCTGTATTATTCATCTTATACTTCAGATAGATCTTAATACCTTATTAAGTTGTTTTATTACCCTACCTTCTCACACTTTTCTAGTAAATCAACACTTCTAAGGAGGTCTCCCTTCATATCGTCTTATATTAAAGTACAACTTTTGATCAATCCTCGGTAGAATTCAATCAGACTGATCCCACACTAGGAAGTTATTTAGgagtttttctttatattgGCTTTCAAACAACAAAGCAGGCCTATTGTTAGATATACTTTGTTCAGATTAATACACCTATGAAATGCCATCAATGTTACCAGTTTTCTAATATTGCATAAGACAGGTAGGCATTGTACATTTTTATGGAAGCCCTTGAACAGTGtacaaaatcaaaaaaaaaaaatgtgcAAAATGACTTTACTTCAATGTAAATTAAATGCAATCGACTCTCATAGAGACAGACATAAGTATACTATAGTTTCTCATTGGGTAAATTGAATTGGTAATACCGATAGTAGAACAACAGGTCAACACCAAAACTCCCAAGAAAGATGTCTAGCTCCCAAAAGAGTATGTTAGAATATTTTCCATAACTAATTCCATTATAATTATTCATAGTTGCCCTTTGAAAATACATGCAACTTAGTAGCTCAGTGACCATTTTACTAACGAAATTCATATCTCATATTCAACATGGAATTGGAGCTGCTAGCTTACATTGACTGACGGAGATTCCTCGCTGGAAAGCTCCAGGAAATCTTGTCccaattttgttttgattatCCTGACATAATACTTGCAGTTGATCTGAGCACACTAAGTCCCGAACAACTAGCTGTTGTGAAGCAGCAGTTGGATCAAGAGATTCAGCATTTTAGCCAATCTCTCCAAGCACTAAATATGGCGAAGACGAAGTTTACGGAATGCATAGAGGATGTGAAACAGGTATCATCGATATCGGAGAGCAAAAAACAACCAATTTTGGTTCCTGGATCGTCCTCCTTATATATTCCTGGTGAGATTGTTGAGAGTAAATCTTTCATGGTCGATATCGGAACCGGTTACTACGTGGAAAAGACCGATGAAGAAGCTATAGCATTCtaccaaaagaaaattgacAAATTGAACACTGAATCtgttcaaattcaaaatattataaaggAAAAGAGTCAAACATCATTATTATTGGAAAACCAAATCAGACAAGCTGCGTTTACACGTCATGAACAAAGCAAGGCAAATGAAACAAAGGCATAGATTAAATAATGCGGCACCGTCATCAATATTTCTTAAACTATGGCTAAGTGCGCATCACTTAAATACAAAGAGAGGAATATATGCTGCGATTGATACCAGTTTATAgatcatcatcaaattttgaGGGAACTTGTAATagttttatattttcatgAAAACATTTCTTACATAACATTGACACTATTTACTATTTCTCTCAAGTGAAACTATCAGCTCGCtcttcatttttctttggaaTGCGCGAGGCAAGTTCCTCGATGAGATTGACGTGATGGATCAGGAAATAAGCAGAATTACATATGAATTCTATACTCCACATTGTTCCTACAGTAGTAAACAGATGTACGTTTTACATACGAGATCTGTGGCCAATATATACTAACACAGCTGGATTATAGGCATAAACATATTGCTTAAACTCATCACAAGTGTGCACCATTTCTGAAACACATTATTCCGGTTACTTCTACTTGATCTACTTTTATATGGTACACCAATCGAAAGAGAATTCATAATAAATCAGGAGGGATCCtctttttattcaattaatAATCCACCAAAGTGATATGGTTACCAAACcttcaaataatttaaGAAGAGAGCATGCATGGCTAAAGGAATCgaatatatttgataatgaCAACGACATATTGTTAAGCACACTAAGCAAACAATTCAGCAACAAGAAATCTACTAATGAATATAACAAAGGAAGCTTGATATTGCATAATGTGGGAAGTATAGATCGCAATGAGACAATAGAAGTccttgatgatgatgacgacgaCGACATCATATTAACGAACATATCCAAACCAAATGAATTATCAAAAGCGCAAACAGCTACATCGTCaccaaaaaataacatGAATCCTAACGCCATGAATGAAATCCAAAGGGATGTATCGACATCGAGTCGTGTAGTTAGTACCTATAGTGGCTCAAACTCTTATCCATTCATTAGCAAAGATATCTCACCAAAAAATGTATGCAACTCTTCAGATAACTTGCAACAGAGCACATTACCAGTAGTATATAGAGATAAGAGATCAAATAAGACCATAGACGGCTCTATACCAGTGTTGAAAGCCCAAAAAGAACTGATTGAAAAACTCAAAGACTTAAATAAAACGATGACTTCTAAAATTGATATCATGGAATCCACTTCCCTATCTGAGGATTATAAGAGAACTCAAATAAATACTGTCATTAATCCGAAAATCAAATCCAAACAATCAGAAATCGAAAAAATGGAACTAAAGCTCGAAACTTTATCacaagaaatcaaaaatatctcCCATATACTTTCTGACATCAGCAATGAAAATGTCTtcaaaaacattaaatCACAAAAATTTGACTCCCAAAGAGCCTCCATCACAGCAAATAATAGTCTAACTGATTTGCAAATCAATGAAGGGtttaacaataatatcacaaaaaataatagagaCTTCAACCCCATACCCGATAATAGTGTTATTAGAGGACAGCAAGTAAACATGTCTTcatttcaagaagaatCTCTGTACATTGACTCCTACAACGAACCGAACACACAGTCAAGGGCGCCATATACCAGACAGATGCGTGACCGACATCAAATTAATTATAGAATACCTGAAGCCGATGAACCATTTGAATATAGGGTAGGTAAACTGCAACCGACTATCGCTTCTGATGACACCACATATGATGCTGAAAATACTGATAACCCAGATGAAGACGGATACTTGACCACCCAAGATGGCGAAAAACATTCTGATGTACATCAAAGTGATCTAGATTTTATAGAGGATAGTCCATCAGAAATTACCCACGATACTGCTTATGTGGAAACAAACAATAATGAGACTTCCAGTAGAATACAAATTATAATGTCATCTCCTAATCGTTTAGATGAATATGGTCCTTCAGTACAATCTCAAATCGACTTGTCTGGTGATTCGTTAGATTCAAATCATAATGTCGGTTATAAAATGGAATACATTGGAGAAAGTGACTTCAATATAAATACAGGAGCTACAAACACTAAACATACCGAAGTTATAGAAAACTTAAGTACGGACTCAGATAATTGGGGAGAAGTCGAGAACCTTACTGATTATGATGCTGAGAgttttgatgaagaacgagaaaATAAAACCAGAGTATcagatattgaagaatTAGATAATGAACTAGAGATTATTACTGAAAGGAAAATTGGTAATGGTGACGGTTTCATGTTAACTAGtgtaaagaaagaagaatcTGCTATCGTATCACTATCAGAAAGCCATCCTACCTCATTAACTGATGACGAGCTTGAAGAGGATATTTCTCTATTAGGAGTAGCTGAAAACGCTGAATCCCCACCACATACACATATAACAGATGTGGTCTCACCAAACTCTTGGACTAAAGAGGTGTATAAAAAGTTAAAGACTGTTTTCAATCTAACGAGTTTTAGATCTAATCAAGAGGAGGCTATAAATGCGACTCTTAGTGGAAAAGATGTATTTGTTCTAATGCCTACTGGTGGAGGTAAATCTCTTTGTTATCAATTACCTGCAATTGTGAAAGGCGGATGCACCAAAGGAACAACTATAGTCATTTCTCCTTTAATCTCATTAATGCAAGACCAAGTCGAACatttacaaaaattaaacGTTAAGGCAAGAATGTTAAGTTCGAAGGGAGGaatagatgaaaaaaatcataCATTCAATCTATTCATCAATGGCTTCTTAGATCTTATTTACTTGTCTCCTGAAATGATTAGTGTTTCAGAGAAGTGTAAGACAGCTATAGAAAAATTGTATCAAAATAAGCAACTAGCCAGAATTGTGGTTGATGAGGCTCACTGTGTTTCTAACTGGGGTCACGATTTTAGACCCGACTACAAACAGCTGTCATACTTCAAGGTACAATATCCTGACATTCCAATGATGGCTCTCACTGCAACCGCCAGTGAACAGGTTCAAATGGATATTGTATTCAATCTGAAATTAAAGGATAACCTATTTCTGCGTCAAAGCTTCAATAGAACCAATTTATATTATGAGGTTCGtaaaaaaaccaaaaataccatttttgaaatctgtGATACTATAAAACAACAGTTTAGAAATCAGACCGGTATAATATACTGCCATTCTAAGAATTCCTGTGAGCAAACTGCCCAGCAAATGCAGCGTAATGGTATCAAATGTGCATACTATCATGCAGGGATGGAGGCTGATGAAAGACTTCAAGTCCAGCGAGAATGGCAGAATGACAATCTTCAAGTCATTTGCGCTACTGTTGCTTTTGGAATGGGGATCGATAAGGCAGATGTTCGGTttgtatttcattttacAGTTCCAAGAACACTAGAAGGTTATTACCAAGAGACAGGCAGAGCAGGTAGAGATGGGAACTATTCATATTGTATTACTTATTATTCATTCCGTGACGTGCGTACAATGCAAACAATGATTCAAAAGGATAAAAACTTAGATGGCATCAACAAACAGAAACATCTCGATAAGCTACAGCAAGTAACAGCATACTGTGAAAATGATACGGATTGCAGACGAAAGCTCGttttatcatattttaGTGAAGAGTTTGATCCAATAAATTGTAATAAGAATTGTGATAATTGCCGTAACAGCAGTAGTGTAACTAAAGAAGAGAGAGATGTTACGTCGACCGCAATTTCTATTGTAAAATTAGTACAATcaattcaaaatcaaaaggTTACTTTAATCTACTGtcaaaatatattcaaagGGTCTAGAAATTCCAAGATTGTTCAGGCAGGTCATGATATGCTTCCACAGCACGGTGCTGGAAAAAACTTGACTAAGTCTGAAATAGAAAGAATATTCTTTCATTTGATTACTAAACGAATTTTACAAGAATATTCAAAAGTTAACAACGCAGGGTTTTCTTCCAGTTATGTCAAAGTTGGTGATGGGTGTAGAGATCTGTTAAATGGAAAACTTCAACTAAAAATCCAGTTTTCAGTGTCGGAAGGGAATTCCAGATCGTCCGCAGGACTTCCTAAATCTAATTCATCAAATACCAATAATTACGACAGATCTTTAACTAAAAACATTACTGCAAATAATGATTCTGAACAACATCTTAGAAATTATGCATATAGTCCCTCTAATTCTGAACGCATGCGAGCAGAAAGCTCAAAACATACCGGTTCCACTCAAGAGGTGAATGACCTAAAATCCGCATATGATCGTCTAAGAAATGCAGCAATAAGTTGGGGATCAAGAATGGTTCCAGCAGTAAATAAATTCATGGACGATAATGTTCTTAGACGACTGGCTGCAATTCTACCTGCCACAGAAGAGGAGTTCATTGGAATAGTTGGCAATAACAGCACTGATTCTAAGAAGTATaagtatttcaaagatattttcattgatttgcgtaaaagaagaattgaGAGGATGTGTAATTTGTCTTCCAATTTTGCTTTTAATGAGGAGGGACAAAGCCAGATTGATACAATGGAAATCCAGACAACATCTAGGTTTTTTAACAATACCGATGAAAACAAGAATCTAGTCTCCCTAACACCTTATGAACAAAGTACTCAAGTATCTAAAGGTGTTAACGCTAGGACAGCAGGCGGGAAAAAGTACAAGAGGAATTTTAACTATAAGAGATATAGAAACTACAATAAATGGAAGAAATAGacattttatatttttaatgatCTAAATAGCGCATATAAATAGAAAAAGTTAAAGGTACAGTCTAAATCTCGTTATAACACTCTCCTATATTTTTCGTTCTTGCCTGCTAAATACAAATACTATTAATCAGTgcatattattattatattcttaatcttattattattataatcaGCCTCGAGGTTATACTTACTAcataaaaatcaaaatggGTGATATCCTGATCATTCCTCGGCCATCTCTTCAACAGACGGACATGTGCAAATCAAATGAGTGTCCCCAAACTTGTCATCTACACGAGCAACAGTTGGCCAGAATTTGCTAGTCTTTAGGAAAGCAAGTGGAAAGGCAGCTTGCTCTCTTGTATATCCTCTAGTTTCCCAATCTGTAGAGGAGATTAAATCTGATAAAGGATGTGGAGCATTTTTTATCACCATTCCTTCCGGTTTACCCGCGATATAgtcatcaatttcttttctaataGAAATCATAGAATCAACAAATCTGTCAAGTTCTTCTCGATTTTCAGATTCAGTAGGTTCAACCATAAGAGTACCAGGTACTGGGAAAGCCAAAGTGGGAGCATGGAATCCATAATCCTGTAGTCTCTTAGCAACATCAATAGCCTCTATTCCCTTTGCCTTAAATTCTCTCAAATCTATGATGAACTCGTGAGCACAATGCTTCACATCTTCACCATTTACAAACATTATCTTATAGTGCTCTTTTAATCTAGCCATCATATAGTTCGAATTCAACGTTGCAATCACTGTAGAAAATGGTAGACCTTCTTCCCCCATCATATTTACATACGCATAGGAAATAGGCAAAACTAATGCGTTACCATATGGCGCAGACGAAACAGAGTCAATAGATTTGTTTGATCCAATCTCAGTAATCATATCTGTAACATCATGTCTTGGTAAGAAAGGGGCCAGATGTTCTTTAACACAAATTGGAGCACCAGCAGGTCCACCACCGCCATGAGGAATAGCAAATGTTTTATGCAAGTTCAGATGACAAACATCAGCTCCTAGATCACCTGGAGATGTTAAACCAACTTGTGCATTCATGTTAGCACCATCTAGATACACCTGACCGCCGCAAGAATgaacaatatcaaatgcCTCCTTGATATCAGGTTCATAAAGACCATATGTGGAAGGATATGTAATCATGACTGCAGCAATATCGTCCTTGTATTTCTCGGCCTTCTCCTTTAAATCAGCCAAATCCAACGCACCGTTCTGCAAACAATTGATAGGAATAACCTTCAAGCCGCACATTGCTGCTGATGCAGGATTAGTACCATGTGCGGAAATTGGTATTAGACACAAATTTCTATGTCCTTCTCCAATATCCTCGAGATAGGATCTAATAACTCTCAAACCAGTATACTCACCTTGAGCTCCCGAATTTGGCTGAAGAGATACACTATGAAATCCAGTAATGGAGCTAAAATCTTCCTCTATTGCCGTTATTAATTCCTTATATCCTTGAACCTGGTCAACTGGTTGGAATGGATGGATATTAGCAAATTGTGGCCATGTAATAGGCATCATTTCAAAGGTGCTGTTCAACTTCATTGTACATGACCCCAGAGGGATCATAGAGTTTGCTAAGGAAAGATCCCTACTTTGCAAATGATGCAAATATCTTAGCATAGCTGTCTCTGTGTGATATCTATTAAAGACAGGATTTTGTAGGAATTGAGACTTTCTTTGCAATTCCTTAGGAAATTCTGGAAGAATTCCAGAATCCTTAATAGAGCTACTTATTGATGAATTCTTCTTTAGATTGCAAAATAGCCTTATCATGTCCTCCAAGTCATCTatggttttcttttcatcaaaaGAGATGGATACCGTCCTATTATTGACAGCAAATACATTGGTATTGAATTCTGAAAGCGCTAATTCCAAAAACTGGTCAGCAGTGGTACCTTCCTTAAGTTCAATTGTTAATGTATCAAACCAACTATTGTTCAACAGCTTATGTTCAGAATGTTCACTAATGGCATTTGCTAAAACCGTGGTCATACCGTACACACGCTTAGCAATATTTTTTAGTCCTTCGGGGCCGTGATACACACAGTAGTTAGCAGACACATTGGCTAACAAAGCTTGTGCTGTGCAAATATTTGAAGTGGCCTTATCACGCTTAATGTGTTGCTCTCTGGTCTGCAGTGCCAATCTAAGAGCAGTATTACCGAGTCTGTCTTTCGAAACACCAACAATTCTACCAGGAATTTTTCTGTTTAGCTTTTCTGTAACAGAAAAGAAGGCAGCATGTGGCCCACCATAAGCTAGAGGCACACCAAATCTTTGTGATGAGCCAAGACATATATCGGCACCAAAAGTAGATGGAGGTTCTAGGAGGGTCAACGCAAGTAAGTCCGTTGCGACAGAAAACAAACAGTTACTGGAATGCAAAAGACCAGATATAGTGTTTAATTTATCAGTAGTTGGTATGTTACCATTGGTATCAGGATATTGAACAAGACCACCAAATGAATTATCCAACAGTTCTTTAGAAAGCTTATCCTCGATCTCTTTATTGGACAGCTCATTAAAGTCGATTTCCAAAAGCTCGATATTGAACGGTTTTGCTCTAGTTTTCAGAACAGATTTCGTTTGTGGATGCAAATTCTTATCTATAAtgaaatttaatttttgatttggAGATGActttttgatctttttaGATTTCAAGGAATGGTATGATAACAGCATCGCTTCACCGGCTGCAGTACCTTCATC
This window of the Nakaseomyces glabratus chromosome L, complete sequence genome carries:
- the SGS1 gene encoding ATP-dependent DNA helicase SGS1 (CAGL0L00407g~Ortholog(s) have ATP-dependent DNA helicase activity) is translated as MVTKPSNNLRREHAWLKESNIFDNDNDILLSTLSKQFSNKKSTNEYNKGSLILHNVGSIDRNETIEVLDDDDDDDIILTNISKPNELSKAQTATSSPKNNMNPNAMNEIQRDVSTSSRVVSTYSGSNSYPFISKDISPKNVCNSSDNLQQSTLPVVYRDKRSNKTIDGSIPVLKAQKELIEKLKDLNKTMTSKIDIMESTSLSEDYKRTQINTVINPKIKSKQSEIEKMELKLETLSQEIKNISHILSDISNENVFKNIKSQKFDSQRASITANNSLTDLQINEGFNNNITKNNRDFNPIPDNSVIRGQQVNMSSFQEESLYIDSYNEPNTQSRAPYTRQMRDRHQINYRIPEADEPFEYRVGKLQPTIASDDTTYDAENTDNPDEDGYLTTQDGEKHSDVHQSDLDFIEDSPSEITHDTAYVETNNNETSSRIQIIMSSPNRLDEYGPSVQSQIDLSGDSLDSNHNVGYKMEYIGESDFNINTGATNTKHTEVIENLSTDSDNWGEVENLTDYDAESFDEERENKTRVSDIEELDNELEIITERKIGNGDGFMLTSVKKEESAIVSLSESHPTSLTDDELEEDISLLGVAENAESPPHTHITDVVSPNSWTKEVYKKLKTVFNLTSFRSNQEEAINATLSGKDVFVLMPTGGGKSLCYQLPAIVKGGCTKGTTIVISPLISLMQDQVEHLQKLNVKARMLSSKGGIDEKNHTFNLFINGFLDLIYLSPEMISVSEKCKTAIEKLYQNKQLARIVVDEAHCVSNWGHDFRPDYKQLSYFKVQYPDIPMMALTATASEQVQMDIVFNLKLKDNLFLRQSFNRTNLYYEVRKKTKNTIFEICDTIKQQFRNQTGIIYCHSKNSCEQTAQQMQRNGIKCAYYHAGMEADERLQVQREWQNDNLQVICATVAFGMGIDKADVRFVFHFTVPRTLEGYYQETGRAGRDGNYSYCITYYSFRDVRTMQTMIQKDKNLDGINKQKHLDKLQQVTAYCENDTDCRRKLVLSYFSEEFDPINCNKNCDNCRNSSSVTKEERDVTSTAISIVKLVQSIQNQKVTLIYCQNIFKGSRNSKIVQAGHDMLPQHGAGKNLTKSEIERIFFHLITKRILQEYSKVNNAGFSSSYVKVGDGCRDLLNGKLQLKIQFSVSEGNSRSSAGLPKSNSSNTNNYDRSLTKNITANNDSEQHLRNYAYSPSNSERMRAESSKHTGSTQEVNDLKSAYDRLRNAAISWGSRMVPAVNKFMDDNVLRRLAAILPATEEEFIGIVGNNSTDSKKYKYFKDIFIDLRKRRIERMCNLSSNFAFNEEGQSQIDTMEIQTTSRFFNNTDENKNLVSLTPYEQSTQVSKGVNARTAGGKKYKRNFNYKRYRNYNKWKK
- the GIM5 gene encoding Gim5p (CAGL0L00385g~Ortholog(s) have tubulin binding activity, role in positive regulation of transcription elongation from RNA polymerase II promoter, tubulin complex assembly and cell division site, cell tip, cytosol, nucleus, prefoldin complex localization) encodes the protein MSSSQKIDLSTLSPEQLAVVKQQLDQEIQHFSQSLQALNMAKTKFTECIEDVKQVSSISESKKQPILVPGSSSLYIPGEIVESKSFMVDIGTGYYVEKTDEEAIAFYQKKIDKLNTESVQIQNIIKEKSQTSLLLENQIRQAAFTRHEQSKANETKA
- the RAD10 gene encoding DNA repair protein RAD10 (CAGL0L00363g~Ortholog(s) have polyubiquitin modification-dependent protein binding, single-stranded DNA binding, single-stranded DNA endodeoxyribonuclease activity), with the translated sequence MNNTDSTSFQSILAGVERLRKQKEGAADKDRNNDLVTKDKDTNFSERKQTAHVQDANKVPPRNKNVINAFNQQRYDDDSTKPEENGKKRPFITTQSGSTNVGKTVLVSTTQKENPLLNHLKNTNWRYSKPQPGQKIYYDYKVKNRSILFLTLSYHKLYVDYIERRMLPLKQNNDNILIFVVDDTNSEEILTTITKICLFNGFTLLLAFNFQQAAKYLEGLNSF
- the GCV2 gene encoding glycine decarboxylase subunit P (CAGL0L00429g~Ortholog(s) have glycine dehydrogenase (decarboxylating) activity, role in glycine decarboxylation via glycine cleavage system, one-carbon metabolic process and mitochondrion localization); the protein is MLKGTAIKRSWTGLRRLYATDVSSTKFKQIYHADPLDSKNDRLDTFQRRHLGPNPKDVDEMLKTVNSNYNDLSDFVNDMVPSKILGMKDGLKFKSSPKGVFNETAMLNHLAQIAEKNNYKVKNYIGKGYYDTILPPVIQRNVLECPEWYTSYTPYQPEISQGRLESLLNFQTVVSDLTGLPVANSSLLDEGTAAGEAMLLSYHSLKSKKIKKSSPNQKLNFIIDKNLHPQTKSVLKTRAKPFNIELLEIDFNELSNKEIEDKLSKELLDNSFGGLVQYPDTNGNIPTTDKLNTISGLLHSSNCLFSVATDLLALTLLEPPSTFGADICLGSSQRFGVPLAYGGPHAAFFSVTEKLNRKIPGRIVGVSKDRLGNTALRLALQTREQHIKRDKATSNICTAQALLANVSANYCVYHGPEGLKNIAKRVYGMTTVLANAISEHSEHKLLNNSWFDTLTIELKEGTTADQFLELALSEFNTNVFAVNNRTVSISFDEKKTIDDLEDMIRLFCNLKKNSSISSSIKDSGILPEFPKELQRKSQFLQNPVFNRYHTETAMLRYLHHLQSRDLSLANSMIPLGSCTMKLNSTFEMMPITWPQFANIHPFQPVDQVQGYKELITAIEEDFSSITGFHSVSLQPNSGAQGEYTGLRVIRSYLEDIGEGHRNLCLIPISAHGTNPASAAMCGLKVIPINCLQNGALDLADLKEKAEKYKDDIAAVMITYPSTYGLYEPDIKEAFDIVHSCGGQVYLDGANMNAQVGLTSPGDLGADVCHLNLHKTFAIPHGGGGPAGAPICVKEHLAPFLPRHDVTDMITEIGSNKSIDSVSSAPYGNALVLPISYAYVNMMGEEGLPFSTVIATLNSNYMMARLKEHYKIMFVNGEDVKHCAHEFIIDLREFKAKGIEAIDVAKRLQDYGFHAPTLAFPVPGTLMVEPTESENREELDRFVDSMISIRKEIDDYIAGKPEGMVIKNAPHPLSDLISSTDWETRGYTREQAAFPLAFLKTSKFWPTVARVDDKFGDTHLICTCPSVEEMAEE